One stretch of Clostridiales bacterium DNA includes these proteins:
- a CDS encoding LacI family DNA-binding transcriptional regulator, with translation MKLEKEVVTINDVARLAGVSKTTISRYLNGKYEFMSNRTRLNIQDIIEKLHYRPNNIAKTLKSNKSGMIGVIIADITSQFSSILLKGIGDICMANGYQVIISNVDDDPEKERQYIGSLIDSRVEGIIVNTTGYNDEFLVKVNETRVPIVLADRTMKELKIDSVATNNYKMTFETIKFLVKRGYRNIAFFTEEPKGNRVRHIRRQGYLDAMKDLLNIDGNELIYTIDTNDKNTCKEALKSFNNSCKNKLKAIFTLNGVTLLNVLQSIKQCNLKIPEDFYVCGYEDWGWASLAYSKIPVISQNSYEVGAEAAKMLIKRINSNRKSKPKYKEIEARLIIHSPE, from the coding sequence ATGAAGTTAGAAAAAGAAGTTGTAACGATAAACGATGTGGCAAGATTGGCAGGTGTGTCCAAAACTACTATATCGAGGTATCTAAATGGTAAATACGAATTCATGTCAAATAGGACAAGGCTGAACATACAAGATATAATTGAAAAACTCCATTACAGGCCAAACAATATAGCAAAAACGTTAAAGTCTAATAAAAGCGGAATGATAGGGGTTATAATAGCTGATATCACGAGCCAGTTTTCCTCCATATTGCTCAAGGGGATCGGGGACATCTGTATGGCTAACGGCTATCAGGTGATAATATCGAATGTTGATGATGATCCTGAAAAAGAGAGGCAATATATAGGGTCTTTAATAGACAGCAGAGTCGAAGGCATTATCGTGAATACTACCGGTTATAATGATGAATTTCTAGTTAAAGTCAATGAAACAAGAGTACCCATTGTGCTGGCCGATAGGACGATGAAGGAATTGAAAATTGATTCCGTTGCTACGAATAATTACAAGATGACATTTGAAACTATAAAATTTCTGGTAAAAAGGGGATACCGCAATATCGCTTTTTTTACCGAGGAACCTAAAGGAAACCGCGTCAGACATATCAGAAGACAGGGATATCTGGATGCCATGAAAGACCTGTTAAATATTGATGGGAATGAATTGATTTATACTATCGATACAAATGATAAAAACACATGTAAAGAGGCCCTTAAATCATTCAATAATTCATGCAAAAATAAGCTTAAGGCAATATTTACACTTAATGGGGTAACTCTGTTAAATGTCCTTCAGAGTATAAAACAGTGCAACTTAAAGATACCGGAAGATTTCTATGTTTGCGGCTATGAGGATTGGGGGTGGGCGTCGCTGGCTTACTCTAAAATACCAGTTATTTCACAAAATTCCTATGAAGTCGGTGCCGAAGCGGCTAAGATGCTAATAAAGAGGATCAACAGCAATAGAAAAAGCAAACCCAAATATAAAGAAATTGAGGCCAGGCTTATAATCCATTCGCCTGAATAA